From Rudanella lutea DSM 19387, a single genomic window includes:
- a CDS encoding putative quinol monooxygenase produces MSLLVFATITANPGQEEALKTAFHELIPLVRAEAACQLYELYHSTENPTQFIMHERWDDEAGLQAHSNMPHMKAFGEKARANGWLAKPAELIRVPE; encoded by the coding sequence ATGTCGCTTCTCGTTTTTGCTACCATTACGGCCAACCCCGGCCAGGAAGAAGCCCTCAAAACGGCTTTTCACGAACTGATTCCGCTCGTACGGGCCGAGGCTGCCTGTCAGTTGTACGAACTCTACCACAGCACCGAAAACCCAACCCAGTTTATCATGCACGAGCGTTGGGACGACGAGGCCGGACTACAGGCTCACAGCAACATGCCCCACATGAAGGCGTTCGGTGAGAAGGCCCGCGCCAATGGCTGGCTTGCCAAACCCGCCGAACTGATCCGGGTGCCCGAATAA
- the infB gene encoding translation initiation factor IF-2: MAEDKSMRLSQVAKVLHVGLSTVVSKLSAKGYKVDSNPNTKIPMDQLEVLAKEFKSNDLLNGASKPAPVAPAEAPRKQDDDVILYRRDDAGRRIESDAKRPEAAQPQAQSPADRGSAAPSERKPESGGSTLPGLKVLGKIDLNAKPGTPAPQPRPATPQPPVAPAPVAKAPEPAPAPKPAAPVAAQPPVAPAAPAPVAKAPEPAPAPVAKAPEPTPAPKPAAPAPAPAAPVAQAKPAPAAPAPVAKAPEPTPAPAADRGPADRSPADRGPAEPKQAPAPEAARPATPPAAPANTPPAAPEPPKEPETIRAEGKVQLQGLTVKGTIDLSQFNRQPSGRDRDRGKRKRIRGKEGSVASSTQPNAGGGQGGGQGQGGQGGPRNDRGPRDGNNQNRPNDNRQGQGGPRNDRGPREGQANTAGGQQGQGGQRNDRGPRDGNNNNTQGQQGQGQGGGNRNNNTGGRPNNNNNNNRGGNRGGNTGNNNNRGGTRDRRETPSEADVRANIRATNARLQGNNQNRGADRRRDRRRERSERERERMELENEESKTLRVTEFVSANDLASMMDVSVNEVIATCMSLGMFVSINQRLDAEAITVIADEFGYDVEFVTAEQEVEAGLEEIQDAAEDLQPRAPIVTIMGHVDHGKTSLLDYIRRTKVAAGEAGGITQHIGAYSVKTTDGRMVTFLDTPGHEAFTAMRARGAKVTDVVIIVIAADDSIMPQTREAINHAQVAGVPIVFAFSKVDKPGADAEKIRNALSQMNILVEEWGGKYQSQEISSKSGLGVDDLLEKVLLEAEVLELKANPNRRAIGTVIEAQLDKGRGYVSTVLVETGTLKQGDVMLVGAHYGRIRAMTNDRGERIKEAGPSTPVQILGLPGAPQAGDKFNVMETEREAREIANKREQLLREQSLRTRKHITLEEIGRRKAIGSFKELNVIVKGDVDGSVEALSDSLLQLSTGEVQVNIIHKAVGQISESDILLASASDAIIVGFQVRPSANARRLAEQEQIEIRLYSIIYDAINEVKDAMEGLLAPTQEEVITGNIEVREVFKISKIGTVAGCMVTDGNIKRNNKIRVIRDFIVIHTGDIDALKRFKDDVSEVRQGYECGLSIKNFNDIQVGDIIEGFEFKEVKRTLSST, encoded by the coding sequence ATGGCAGAAGATAAATCAATGCGACTAAGCCAAGTGGCAAAAGTTCTCCACGTGGGGTTATCCACCGTGGTGAGCAAGCTGTCTGCCAAGGGGTATAAGGTCGATAGTAATCCCAACACCAAGATCCCTATGGATCAGTTGGAGGTGTTGGCGAAAGAATTCAAATCAAACGACCTGCTGAACGGCGCTTCCAAGCCCGCTCCCGTGGCACCGGCTGAAGCTCCCCGCAAGCAGGACGATGACGTTATTCTCTACCGTCGTGATGACGCAGGGCGCCGTATCGAATCGGACGCCAAACGGCCCGAGGCCGCTCAGCCTCAGGCGCAAAGCCCGGCCGATCGTGGTTCTGCCGCTCCGAGTGAGCGCAAGCCTGAGTCGGGTGGTTCAACGCTGCCCGGCCTGAAGGTACTGGGTAAAATTGATCTGAATGCTAAGCCTGGCACACCGGCTCCGCAACCTCGGCCTGCTACACCGCAGCCCCCGGTTGCTCCGGCTCCTGTAGCCAAGGCACCCGAGCCTGCTCCGGCACCAAAGCCTGCTGCACCCGTTGCGGCTCAGCCCCCTGTGGCTCCAGCTGCTCCGGCTCCTGTAGCCAAGGCACCCGAGCCAGCTCCAGCGCCAGTGGCCAAGGCTCCTGAGCCAACACCGGCACCGAAGCCCGCTGCTCCGGCGCCAGCTCCGGCAGCCCCTGTTGCACAGGCAAAACCCGCCCCAGCTGCTCCGGCTCCTGTGGCTAAGGCCCCTGAGCCAACGCCAGCACCGGCCGCTGACCGTGGCCCGGCTGATCGCAGCCCGGCCGATCGTGGCCCGGCCGAACCGAAGCAGGCACCTGCTCCTGAAGCGGCCCGCCCGGCTACGCCACCGGCTGCACCAGCCAATACACCACCAGCCGCGCCTGAGCCACCCAAAGAGCCCGAAACGATTCGGGCAGAGGGTAAAGTTCAGTTGCAGGGTCTGACTGTAAAAGGAACCATTGACCTGAGTCAGTTTAACCGCCAGCCCAGTGGTCGCGATCGTGATCGGGGCAAGCGGAAGCGGATTCGGGGTAAAGAAGGTAGCGTGGCCAGCTCGACCCAGCCTAATGCAGGCGGTGGACAGGGTGGCGGCCAGGGACAAGGTGGTCAGGGCGGCCCACGTAATGACCGCGGTCCACGCGATGGTAACAACCAGAACCGCCCGAACGATAACCGTCAGGGGCAGGGTGGTCCGCGTAACGACCGTGGGCCCCGCGAAGGTCAGGCCAACACGGCCGGTGGCCAGCAGGGCCAGGGTGGCCAGCGCAATGACCGCGGCCCACGCGACGGTAATAACAACAATACCCAGGGTCAGCAAGGCCAGGGTCAGGGTGGTGGCAACCGCAACAACAATACGGGCGGTCGGCCAAACAACAATAACAACAACAACCGGGGTGGCAACCGCGGTGGTAATACAGGCAATAACAACAACCGGGGCGGCACGCGGGATCGTCGGGAGACACCTTCGGAAGCCGACGTACGGGCCAATATTCGGGCTACCAATGCCCGTTTGCAGGGTAATAACCAGAACCGGGGTGCCGACCGCCGTCGGGATCGCCGTCGGGAGCGCAGCGAACGCGAGCGCGAACGGATGGAACTGGAGAACGAAGAATCAAAGACACTGCGCGTAACCGAGTTTGTCTCGGCCAACGACCTGGCGTCGATGATGGACGTTTCGGTCAACGAGGTAATTGCTACCTGTATGAGCCTCGGTATGTTCGTGTCGATCAACCAGCGTCTCGATGCTGAAGCGATTACGGTTATTGCCGACGAGTTTGGGTACGATGTCGAGTTTGTAACGGCTGAGCAGGAAGTGGAAGCGGGTCTGGAAGAAATTCAGGACGCTGCTGAAGACCTGCAACCCCGTGCTCCGATTGTTACGATCATGGGTCACGTTGACCACGGTAAAACGTCGCTGCTTGACTACATCCGCCGGACCAAGGTGGCTGCTGGTGAAGCCGGTGGTATCACCCAGCACATTGGTGCGTACAGTGTGAAGACGACCGACGGCCGGATGGTAACGTTCCTTGATACGCCGGGTCACGAAGCCTTTACGGCCATGCGTGCTCGCGGTGCGAAAGTAACCGACGTGGTTATCATCGTGATTGCCGCTGACGATAGCATCATGCCCCAAACCCGCGAGGCTATCAACCACGCGCAGGTGGCGGGTGTACCCATCGTGTTTGCCTTCTCGAAGGTAGATAAGCCGGGTGCCGATGCCGAGAAAATCCGCAACGCCCTCTCGCAGATGAATATTCTGGTAGAAGAGTGGGGTGGTAAATACCAATCGCAGGAGATTTCGTCGAAATCCGGTCTGGGTGTCGATGATCTGCTCGAGAAAGTATTGCTGGAAGCCGAAGTCCTCGAACTGAAAGCCAACCCAAACCGTCGGGCCATCGGTACCGTTATCGAAGCCCAGCTCGACAAAGGCCGTGGTTACGTATCGACCGTACTGGTTGAAACCGGAACTCTTAAGCAGGGCGATGTGATGCTCGTAGGCGCGCATTACGGCCGTATTCGGGCCATGACCAACGATCGCGGTGAGCGGATCAAAGAAGCCGGACCGTCGACACCGGTACAGATTCTGGGTCTGCCGGGCGCTCCGCAGGCTGGTGATAAGTTCAACGTGATGGAAACGGAGCGTGAAGCCCGTGAGATTGCCAACAAGCGTGAGCAGTTGCTCCGTGAGCAGTCGCTGCGGACTCGCAAGCACATCACGCTCGAAGAGATCGGTCGCCGGAAGGCAATCGGAAGCTTCAAAGAGCTGAACGTGATTGTAAAAGGTGACGTAGACGGTTCGGTAGAAGCTCTCTCGGATTCGCTGCTCCAACTGTCGACAGGCGAAGTGCAGGTGAATATCATTCACAAAGCCGTTGGTCAGATTTCCGAATCGGATATTCTGTTGGCTTCGGCTTCTGACGCCATCATCGTTGGTTTCCAGGTCCGTCCGTCGGCCAACGCCCGCCGACTGGCTGAGCAGGAGCAGATTGAGATTCGTTTGTACTCGATCATTTACGACGCTATCAACGAAGTGAAGGATGCCATGGAAGGTCTGTTGGCTCCGACGCAGGAAGAAGTCATTACGGGCAATATCGAAGTACGCGAAGTCTTCAAGATCAGCAAGATCGGTACCGTAGCGGGCTGTATGGTAACGGATGGAAACATCAAGCGGAACAACAAGATCCGCGTGATTCGCGACTTTATCGTGATCCATACCGGCGACATTGACGCGCTGAAGCGTTTCAAAGACGACGTAAGCGAGGTTCGTCAGGGTTACGAATGTGGTTTGAGCATAAAAAACTTCAACGACATTCAGGTTGGCGATATCATCGAAGGTTTCGAGTTCAAAGAAGTAAAGCGGACGCTCTCGTCGACGTAG
- the rimP gene encoding ribosome maturation factor RimP: MNDVAKITELLQPYLNNDYFYIVDVQVAGRQGGKLKVTLLLDSDEGITIDECASISRQFGNQLEEMNFFGESPFTLEVSSPGIDFPLTRIRQFRRNVGRTILLTLTDGKQVKGKLDSVADEQIVLDVQPVKMSKTKMKAAGLIPGSEGPTAFSFDQIKQATVEISFK; encoded by the coding sequence ATGAATGACGTTGCAAAAATAACTGAACTGCTTCAACCATACCTTAATAACGATTATTTCTATATAGTCGATGTACAGGTAGCGGGTCGTCAGGGCGGAAAATTGAAAGTCACGCTCCTTTTGGATAGTGACGAAGGGATTACCATTGATGAATGCGCGAGCATCAGCCGTCAGTTCGGCAATCAGCTGGAAGAGATGAATTTCTTCGGCGAATCGCCGTTTACACTCGAAGTATCGTCGCCGGGCATTGATTTTCCGCTCACCCGGATTCGGCAGTTTCGGCGCAATGTCGGCCGGACAATACTGCTGACATTAACCGACGGGAAGCAGGTGAAGGGAAAGCTCGATAGTGTGGCCGACGAACAGATTGTGCTTGATGTACAGCCCGTTAAGATGTCGAAAACCAAAATGAAAGCCGCCGGTCTGATCCCCGGATCCGAGGGCCCCACCGCGTTTTCGTTCGATCAGATCAAACAGGCTACTGTAGAGATTTCTTTTAAATAG
- the nusA gene encoding transcription termination factor NusA yields the protein MTSSLLIESFSDFARSKNIDRPTMIAVLEEVFRTMIRKKYGTDENFDVIINPDSGDLEMWRTREIVDDDSEDIWDYDKIPLAEARKIQDDFEVGEQVAEEVKLEDFGRRVVQTARQTLIQKIKDLEKEILYQKYKDQVGDLVTAEVYQLVKNETILVDNENNELSLPRTEQIPKDRPRKGDTVKAVIHRVDMNNGTPKIILSRTSPVFLERLFEQEIPEIYDGLISIRKIVREPGERAKVAVESYDDRIDPVGACVGMKGSRIHAIVRELNNENIDVINYTENLELLISRALSPAKVSSMNIDREARRVSVFMKPDQVSLAIGRGGQNIKLAGRLVDMEIDVFRDNEGQEDDEDVDLMEFRDEIDEWIIEEFRRVGLDTAKSVLARTKEELVRLTDLEEATIEEILDILRREFE from the coding sequence ATGACCAGCAGCTTACTTATTGAGTCGTTTTCCGACTTCGCCCGGTCAAAAAATATTGACCGGCCTACCATGATTGCGGTCTTGGAGGAGGTATTTCGGACGATGATTCGTAAAAAATACGGCACGGACGAAAACTTTGACGTCATTATCAACCCCGATAGTGGTGACCTCGAAATGTGGCGCACCCGCGAGATTGTGGACGATGATTCGGAAGACATTTGGGACTACGATAAGATTCCCCTGGCCGAAGCGCGTAAAATTCAGGATGACTTCGAAGTAGGCGAGCAGGTGGCTGAGGAAGTAAAACTCGAAGACTTTGGTCGTCGGGTAGTACAAACGGCCCGGCAAACGCTTATTCAGAAGATTAAGGATCTCGAAAAAGAAATCCTGTATCAGAAATACAAGGATCAGGTAGGCGACCTGGTTACGGCAGAAGTGTATCAGCTCGTGAAGAATGAGACAATTCTGGTCGATAACGAAAACAACGAACTGAGCCTGCCCCGCACCGAGCAGATCCCGAAAGACCGGCCCCGCAAAGGCGATACCGTGAAGGCCGTGATTCACCGGGTCGATATGAACAATGGCACGCCCAAGATTATCCTGTCGCGCACGTCGCCGGTATTTTTGGAGCGGTTGTTCGAGCAGGAGATCCCTGAAATCTATGATGGTCTGATCTCTATTCGGAAGATTGTACGGGAGCCGGGCGAGCGCGCTAAGGTAGCCGTTGAATCGTACGATGACCGGATCGACCCCGTGGGTGCCTGCGTGGGTATGAAAGGCTCGCGGATTCACGCCATTGTGCGGGAGCTGAACAACGAAAATATTGACGTTATTAATTATACCGAAAACCTCGAACTGCTCATCAGCCGTGCTCTAAGCCCGGCAAAAGTTAGTTCGATGAATATTGACCGGGAGGCCCGTCGGGTGTCTGTGTTCATGAAGCCCGACCAGGTATCACTGGCCATTGGGCGGGGTGGACAGAACATTAAACTGGCCGGTCGACTGGTGGATATGGAGATTGATGTATTCCGCGACAACGAAGGACAGGAGGACGACGAGGATGTCGATCTGATGGAATTCCGGGACGAAATCGATGAGTGGATCATCGAAGAATTCCGGCGCGTTGGTCTGGATACTGCCAAGAGCGTACTGGCTCGCACGAAAGAAGAATTGGTTCGTTTGACCGATCTGGAAGAAGCTACGATCGAGGAGATACTCGATATTTTACGTAGAGAGTTTGAGTAA
- the nagA gene encoding N-acetylglucosamine-6-phosphate deacetylase has protein sequence MLFHNATVFTGTELVSHASVRVENGRILEINTAKVSDATSNSIDLAGDYLVPGFVDLQVYGGTQVFLNQKPTADTVRHILDAHRRCGTTSVLPTLFTAPHAVLTQAADAVREGMYEQPFGVLGLHAEGPYISPDRRGVHPSSAISTPNQDDLALLFEQYGDVTSLMTLAPEQFTPEQWTWLLNHKPARLQLSIGHSNATYGQARRALDEGIGLATHLYNAMRGFESREPGVVGAVFDHPTVHSSLVADGFHCDPVSIRLAHRLLGNRLFLISDALLIRPQQRQFWLTADMPLHYEKGRILNHQNQLAGSAITLLDAVRLCVNEARIALTDALQMASTVPAQIAGFGHALGKIAPGYVANLLRLDHSLRLQGVWAEGSRVV, from the coding sequence ATGCTTTTTCACAACGCCACCGTTTTCACCGGTACCGAACTGGTTAGCCACGCGTCGGTACGGGTGGAAAATGGGCGGATTCTGGAAATAAACACGGCTAAGGTATCCGATGCCACTTCAAACAGCATCGACCTGGCTGGCGACTATCTGGTGCCGGGCTTCGTAGACCTGCAGGTGTACGGCGGCACCCAGGTTTTCCTGAACCAGAAACCCACTGCCGACACCGTTCGGCATATACTCGACGCCCACCGGCGCTGCGGCACCACGTCAGTGCTTCCGACTCTGTTCACCGCCCCTCACGCGGTGCTAACACAGGCAGCTGATGCCGTGCGCGAGGGTATGTACGAGCAGCCGTTTGGGGTGCTGGGCCTCCATGCCGAGGGGCCGTACATCAGCCCCGACCGCCGGGGGGTTCATCCGTCGTCGGCTATCAGCACCCCCAATCAGGACGATCTGGCACTCCTATTTGAGCAGTACGGCGATGTGACTTCTCTGATGACACTGGCACCCGAACAATTCACGCCCGAGCAGTGGACGTGGTTGCTCAACCACAAACCGGCCCGGTTGCAGTTGTCGATCGGTCACAGCAATGCCACCTACGGGCAGGCTCGGCGGGCCCTTGACGAGGGTATCGGGCTGGCAACCCATCTGTACAACGCCATGCGCGGTTTTGAGAGCCGGGAGCCGGGGGTTGTTGGGGCCGTTTTCGACCACCCAACGGTACACAGCAGCCTTGTGGCCGACGGGTTTCATTGCGACCCCGTCTCGATTCGGCTGGCTCACCGGCTACTGGGCAACCGCCTGTTCCTGATTTCCGACGCCCTCCTGATTAGACCCCAGCAACGCCAGTTTTGGCTTACTGCCGATATGCCCCTGCACTACGAAAAGGGCCGCATCCTGAACCACCAAAATCAGTTAGCTGGCTCAGCCATTACCTTGCTCGACGCCGTCCGGCTATGCGTGAATGAAGCCCGCATTGCTCTCACCGACGCCTTACAGATGGCCTCTACGGTACCCGCCCAAATAGCGGGTTTTGGGCACGCATTGGGCAAAATCGCGCCCGGCTACGTGGCCAACCTGCTCCGACTCGATCATTCACTCCGGCTACAGGGTGTGTGGGCCGAGGGGAGCCGAGTGGTGTAG
- a CDS encoding magnesium chelatase: MSYRNLKAKELLTIKTLGELKAAGYQTRSIKQELRDNLIEKIKAKETVFPGIWGYEETVIPDVERAILSMHHINLLGLRGQAKTRIARLMVNLLDEYIPVVEGSELNDDPLQPLSRYAHDRIAELGDATPIGWLHRSDRYTEKLATPDVSVADLVGDVDPIKAATLKLPYSDERTIHFGLIPRSHRCIFVINELPDLQARIQVSLFNILQEGDIQIRGFKLRLPLDIQFVFTANPEDYTNRGSIVTPLKDRIDSQIVTHYPKSIATGKKITMQEAIVKTEQKGLVKTNDLVTDLIEQVAMEARESEYVDAKSGVSARMTISAYENLLSSAERRALINSEKETYVRIADLYGVVPAICGKVELVYEGEVEGPVIVAQNLIGKAIRTQFLNYFPNPEKAKKEKRGNIYKKITDWFGDGNTMEILSDLPNRDYESRLRTIDGLDDLIDELHPRLSKAEKLFMMEFALHGIAEYSLIGKKAMDTGQSFQDLVGSMFDPTKHFGEEEDEDDDDRF, translated from the coding sequence ATGAGTTACCGCAATCTGAAGGCAAAAGAGTTGCTTACTATCAAAACGCTTGGTGAACTCAAAGCGGCTGGCTACCAGACACGCTCCATCAAGCAGGAGTTACGTGATAATCTGATCGAAAAAATTAAGGCAAAAGAGACGGTTTTTCCCGGAATCTGGGGGTACGAAGAAACCGTTATTCCCGACGTTGAGCGGGCTATTTTGTCGATGCACCACATCAACCTGCTCGGTTTGCGGGGGCAGGCCAAAACCCGGATCGCCCGGCTGATGGTCAACCTGCTCGATGAATATATTCCGGTTGTAGAGGGCTCTGAGCTAAACGACGACCCGCTGCAACCCCTCTCGCGCTATGCACACGATCGTATTGCAGAGCTGGGCGATGCCACACCGATTGGCTGGTTGCACCGCAGCGACCGGTACACCGAAAAACTGGCCACGCCCGATGTGTCGGTAGCCGATTTGGTTGGCGACGTAGACCCCATCAAAGCCGCAACGCTCAAGCTGCCTTACTCCGATGAACGGACAATTCACTTTGGGCTTATTCCGCGCTCGCACCGCTGTATTTTTGTGATCAACGAGTTGCCCGATTTGCAGGCCCGAATTCAGGTGTCGCTTTTCAATATTTTGCAGGAAGGTGATATTCAGATTCGGGGTTTCAAGCTGCGGTTGCCGCTCGATATTCAGTTCGTGTTTACGGCCAACCCGGAAGATTACACCAACCGGGGCAGCATTGTAACCCCGCTTAAAGATCGGATTGATAGCCAGATAGTGACCCACTATCCGAAGTCAATTGCGACGGGTAAGAAAATTACCATGCAGGAGGCTATCGTGAAAACGGAGCAGAAGGGGCTGGTTAAAACCAATGACCTGGTGACCGATCTGATTGAGCAGGTGGCCATGGAAGCCCGCGAAAGTGAATATGTCGACGCCAAATCGGGGGTATCGGCGCGGATGACCATTTCGGCCTACGAAAACCTGCTGTCGTCGGCTGAGCGTCGGGCTCTGATCAACAGCGAGAAAGAGACCTACGTGCGCATTGCTGACTTGTACGGCGTGGTACCGGCGATCTGCGGCAAGGTGGAACTGGTGTACGAAGGTGAGGTAGAAGGCCCGGTTATTGTGGCCCAAAACCTGATCGGGAAAGCCATCCGAACGCAGTTTCTGAACTATTTCCCGAACCCCGAAAAGGCCAAGAAGGAAAAACGTGGCAATATTTACAAGAAAATCACTGACTGGTTTGGCGATGGCAATACGATGGAAATCCTGAGCGACCTGCCCAACCGCGATTACGAAAGCCGCTTGCGTACCATTGACGGCCTCGACGATCTGATTGACGAGCTGCACCCGCGCCTGAGCAAAGCCGAGAAACTGTTTATGATGGAGTTTGCCCTGCACGGCATTGCCGAATACTCGCTCATCGGCAAAAAAGCGATGGATACCGGGCAGTCGTTTCAGGATTTGGTCGGCTCTATGTTCGACCCGACCAAGCACTTTGGTGAGGAAGAAGACGAAGATGACGACGATCGGTTTTAA
- the ribD gene encoding bifunctional diaminohydroxyphosphoribosylaminopyrimidine deaminase/5-amino-6-(5-phosphoribosylamino)uracil reductase RibD gives MNHELYMTRALELATLGRGFVSPNPMVGCVLVYDDRTGPRIIGEGWHQRYGGPHAEVNAIRSVRPEDEHLLPQATAYVTLEPCSHYGKTPPCADLLVEKRVGRVVVCNDDPNPLVAGRGLNRLREAGITVETGVLAERGRELNRRFFTQMEQQRPYILLKWAETSDGFIGGPGGQPVSISGPLAQRLVHRWRAEEPAIMVGTNTARNDNPRLNVRLWQGPNPTRIVIDKMGTLPQSLHVFDGAQPTLCYTYTGAPADTPATFVTLSPGKDFLSQLLPDLHSRHIQSVLVEGGVALLSSFIQANLWDEMRVFRSPRMLGAGVPAPAVGGRLVSREMVGPDELSIYYAN, from the coding sequence ATGAATCACGAACTATATATGACCCGCGCCTTGGAGTTAGCGACTCTGGGGCGCGGTTTTGTTAGCCCCAACCCCATGGTGGGGTGCGTACTGGTGTACGACGACCGCACCGGGCCGCGCATTATTGGCGAGGGTTGGCATCAACGCTACGGTGGGCCACATGCCGAGGTAAACGCCATTCGGTCGGTGCGGCCCGAAGATGAGCACCTGTTGCCTCAGGCTACGGCTTATGTGACCCTGGAACCCTGCTCGCATTACGGCAAAACGCCCCCCTGTGCCGATTTGCTGGTGGAGAAACGGGTAGGCCGGGTGGTAGTCTGTAACGATGACCCCAACCCACTGGTGGCCGGGCGTGGCCTCAACCGGCTCCGCGAGGCCGGTATCACTGTTGAAACCGGGGTGTTGGCCGAGCGCGGCCGTGAGCTGAATCGGCGTTTTTTTACACAGATGGAACAACAGCGCCCCTATATTCTGCTCAAATGGGCCGAAACATCGGATGGCTTCATCGGCGGACCGGGCGGGCAACCGGTGTCTATATCAGGTCCGTTGGCGCAGCGGCTCGTACACCGCTGGCGTGCCGAAGAACCGGCCATTATGGTAGGCACCAACACCGCCCGTAACGATAACCCCCGGTTGAACGTCCGGCTTTGGCAGGGCCCAAACCCGACCCGCATTGTGATCGACAAGATGGGTACATTGCCGCAGTCACTACATGTGTTCGACGGGGCGCAGCCAACCCTATGCTACACATACACGGGCGCACCGGCTGATACACCGGCCACGTTTGTAACGCTCAGTCCGGGCAAAGACTTTCTGTCGCAATTATTGCCCGATTTGCACAGTCGGCACATCCAGTCGGTACTGGTAGAAGGGGGCGTGGCTTTGCTCAGTTCGTTTATTCAAGCCAATCTGTGGGACGAAATGCGGGTGTTCCGTAGCCCCAGGATGCTGGGGGCGGGTGTGCCAGCCCCGGCCGTCGGTGGGCGGCTGGTGAGCCGGGAGATGGTTGGTCCCGACGAGCTGAGTATTTACTATGCCAACTGA